A genomic window from Algoriphagus sp. Y33 includes:
- a CDS encoding ATP-dependent DNA ligase, which yields MKEFTEMFTAIDQTTKTNQKIQAMADYFTHAEEEDKIFAVSILIGNKPKRPVKTSELKEWATEIAELPMWLFEESYYIVGDLAEAIALMLPAQRKEQQYSLRETLALLSRLTDLPSEEKKALIVDYWMSVSVQERFIFNKLITGNFRMGVSRQLVIKALAKYLDQEQTSISHQLMGKWDPYQETMSSMFAGDSHLDKAYLPYPFFLAYQLDSEAEALGDIQDWFIEKKLDGIRGQIIVRNEEIFVWSRGEELLTDKFPEFLSLKNSLPNGTVLDGEIIPWKDGRPLPFHVMQTRIGRKNISPKYLKDAPLVMVCFDLLEWEGKDLRQKPLTERRGLLKKLIALHREEYLLLSEVLEFNKWSEVAKFRQNARDYYCEGLMLKRKASFYEAGRRRGNWWKWKTDPMTVDGVLLYAQSGHGRRANLFTDYTFAVWDGDALVPFAKAYSGLTDKEINVLDNWIKRNTLEKFGPVRSVKPEYVFEIAFEGINASPRHKSGVALRFPRILRWRKDKSPKSANTKNDLLQLIEAVNP from the coding sequence ATGAAGGAGTTCACTGAAATGTTTACGGCAATTGATCAGACCACTAAGACCAATCAGAAAATCCAGGCAATGGCCGATTATTTTACCCATGCCGAGGAGGAAGATAAGATTTTTGCTGTTTCCATTTTGATCGGAAACAAACCCAAAAGGCCGGTAAAAACCTCGGAGTTAAAAGAATGGGCAACTGAAATTGCAGAGTTGCCCATGTGGCTTTTTGAAGAATCATATTATATCGTGGGAGATCTGGCAGAAGCCATTGCCTTGATGCTTCCTGCTCAGCGGAAGGAACAGCAGTATAGCCTGAGAGAGACATTGGCGCTGCTTTCCCGCCTGACGGATCTACCTTCCGAAGAAAAAAAAGCACTTATTGTAGACTATTGGATGAGTGTTTCTGTGCAGGAACGCTTTATTTTCAACAAGCTGATCACGGGAAATTTCAGAATGGGAGTATCCCGTCAATTAGTCATAAAAGCCCTTGCAAAATACCTTGATCAGGAACAGACCTCCATCTCCCATCAGCTCATGGGGAAATGGGATCCATATCAGGAAACCATGAGTTCCATGTTTGCAGGGGATAGCCATTTGGACAAGGCATATCTTCCCTATCCGTTTTTTCTAGCTTATCAATTAGACTCAGAAGCAGAGGCTTTGGGAGACATTCAAGATTGGTTTATAGAAAAAAAGCTTGATGGAATTCGTGGGCAGATTATCGTGCGAAATGAGGAAATTTTTGTGTGGAGTAGGGGGGAAGAATTATTGACAGACAAGTTCCCCGAATTTTTGTCCCTTAAAAATTCCCTTCCTAATGGGACAGTGCTTGACGGAGAAATTATACCTTGGAAAGATGGTCGACCGTTGCCATTTCATGTGATGCAAACAAGGATAGGCAGAAAAAATATTTCTCCAAAGTATCTGAAGGACGCTCCTTTGGTCATGGTCTGCTTTGATCTACTGGAATGGGAAGGGAAGGACTTACGACAAAAACCGCTGACTGAGAGGAGAGGACTTCTGAAGAAGCTTATTGCCCTCCATCGGGAAGAATACCTATTGCTCTCTGAAGTATTAGAGTTTAATAAATGGAGTGAAGTGGCAAAGTTTCGTCAAAACGCCAGAGATTATTATTGTGAAGGACTTATGCTGAAAAGAAAAGCAAGTTTCTATGAAGCCGGAAGACGCCGCGGCAACTGGTGGAAATGGAAGACTGATCCGATGACAGTGGATGGCGTGCTTCTGTATGCACAAAGTGGTCATGGGCGAAGGGCAAATCTATTTACTGACTATACATTCGCTGTATGGGATGGAGATGCGCTGGTACCTTTTGCCAAAGCTTATAGTGGTTTGACAGATAAAGAAATCAATGTTTTGGATAATTGGATCAAAAGAAATACGCTTGAGAAGTTTGGGCCAGTGAGGAGTGTAAAACCTGAATACGTGTTCGAGATCGCTTTTGAAGGAATCAATGCGAGTCCACGCCATAAGTCAGGAGTGGCACTGAGATTCCCCAGAATCCTGAGGTGGAGAAAGGATAAATCTCCCAAATCAGCAAACACCAAAAACGATTTGCTGCAATTAATTGAAGCCGTGAACCCATGA
- a CDS encoding ligase-associated DNA damage response exonuclease — MLEFTDKGIFCPRADVYIDPWKPVKSAIITHGHSDHARMGNGHYICHMETIPILRLRLGLDISIQGLDYNRTITKNGVRISLHPAGHIIGSAQVRLEYKGEIWVVSGDYKLMADGLSVPFEPVRCHHFITESTFGLPIYNFPHTEQVYSGINQWWKQNAWEGVNSVVIAYALGKSQSILHHLDLDIGDVFLHGAVANVNDVFNAEGYNFPGVRVTPEIDRKSIKGAIILAPPSALSTPWISKFSPSRKAMCSGWMQLRGARRRSGVDRGFVLSDHCDWTQLNEAVLATGAENIYVTHGYQNTFAKWLTDRYQLNAIEIKTQFEPATADLE, encoded by the coding sequence ATGCTGGAATTTACCGACAAAGGCATTTTTTGCCCAAGAGCAGATGTTTACATTGATCCATGGAAACCCGTTAAGTCGGCTATAATCACTCATGGGCACAGTGACCATGCGAGGATGGGTAATGGCCATTACATCTGCCATATGGAGACCATACCTATTTTGCGATTAAGATTGGGTTTGGATATATCTATTCAGGGATTGGACTATAACCGGACAATTACCAAAAACGGCGTACGCATAAGCCTACATCCCGCGGGACATATTATTGGCTCGGCTCAGGTACGTTTGGAGTACAAGGGGGAAATATGGGTGGTGTCAGGAGATTACAAGTTGATGGCTGATGGACTCAGTGTTCCTTTTGAACCGGTAAGATGTCACCATTTTATTACAGAATCCACGTTTGGACTACCCATTTATAATTTCCCTCACACAGAACAAGTATACTCGGGTATCAACCAATGGTGGAAGCAAAATGCTTGGGAAGGCGTAAATTCAGTTGTCATAGCGTATGCTTTGGGTAAATCCCAGTCCATTCTTCATCATTTGGATTTGGATATAGGGGATGTTTTTTTACATGGGGCAGTAGCCAATGTAAATGATGTATTCAACGCTGAAGGGTATAATTTCCCGGGAGTAAGAGTAACTCCTGAAATAGATAGAAAGTCTATAAAGGGAGCTATAATCCTAGCACCACCTTCTGCCTTGTCCACTCCTTGGATCAGCAAATTTTCTCCATCCCGAAAAGCAATGTGCAGTGGATGGATGCAATTGAGAGGTGCCAGAAGGCGTTCCGGAGTAGATCGGGGATTTGTCTTATCAGATCATTGCGACTGGACACAACTCAACGAAGCCGTATTGGCTACCGGTGCGGAAAACATTTACGTCACCCATGGATACCAAAATACATTTGCCAAGTGGCTTACGGACCGTTACCAACTCAATGCAATTGAAATAAAAACGCAATTTGAACCCGCCACCGCAGATCTGGAATAA
- a CDS encoding Na/Pi cotransporter family protein has translation MTEQSFDFWMFLAGLGIFLFGMRHLEEGIKGLAGKSFQHFIKRFTNRSWKGILTGTFVTAILQSSSMVTLLVLAFLGAGMLTLKSALGVVLGANLGTTITAWIVAALGFKMNIADFSFPFLAVGILSYLFLESRPVLKNIGGFLIGFGLLFLGLDFMKDALDAVADQIDITTFAEYGLWAFLLLGLIVTALVQSSSAMIVIILSALNAGLIDVYQSFAMIIGANMGTTSTLLLGSIGGTADKKRLAIANVIFNSAAGIIIFMFLEQVVDGAYVLFNMTDPLMELVLLNTLLNLAGILLFLPFLGAFQDFLKKRFKSAEPSGETLYVKNISAEFPDVALQAIKDELDQIYHYVQDFVYHSFALGAVSPKPSGWKSIFQTAVNINEKYEKIKCIEDELSAFYALLQEQNLNTTESEELTSSMMSLRSLVYGAKDIKDVAHNIKYMAESEDPLAIEVLGRLQAFVKTQTEAVYENGKRKDEKALALKEMIDKNEGFYEEMIAFLYENIKNHSKKGVPVSTITNVIKQTVSSMNNLCNAFQVKRREIEI, from the coding sequence ATGACAGAACAATCTTTCGATTTTTGGATGTTTTTAGCAGGACTTGGTATATTCCTCTTCGGAATGCGTCATTTAGAGGAGGGGATTAAAGGCCTTGCCGGAAAATCATTTCAACACTTCATTAAACGTTTTACCAACCGAAGTTGGAAAGGTATCCTCACCGGTACATTTGTAACCGCAATCCTACAAAGCAGTTCCATGGTGACGTTGCTTGTTCTCGCTTTTCTGGGAGCGGGAATGCTAACCTTAAAAAGTGCTTTGGGGGTTGTTCTTGGAGCAAACCTGGGAACAACTATCACAGCATGGATAGTGGCTGCTCTCGGTTTTAAGATGAACATTGCTGATTTTTCGTTTCCGTTTCTGGCAGTTGGAATTCTGTCCTATTTATTTTTGGAGAGCAGACCGGTTTTAAAAAATATCGGAGGTTTTTTAATAGGTTTTGGGCTGTTGTTTCTGGGGCTTGATTTTATGAAAGATGCGCTTGATGCGGTCGCTGACCAGATTGATATCACCACTTTTGCAGAGTATGGACTATGGGCCTTTTTACTTCTAGGGTTGATCGTGACGGCTTTGGTACAATCGAGTTCTGCGATGATCGTAATTATTTTGAGTGCACTAAATGCAGGGTTGATCGATGTCTATCAATCCTTTGCTATGATAATAGGTGCAAATATGGGGACAACTTCTACTTTGCTTCTGGGATCAATTGGAGGAACGGCAGACAAAAAACGACTTGCCATTGCCAATGTTATATTTAATTCGGCTGCAGGAATCATCATCTTTATGTTTTTAGAACAGGTAGTCGATGGTGCATATGTTCTTTTCAATATGACCGATCCCTTGATGGAACTGGTGTTGTTGAACACACTTTTAAATCTGGCGGGGATTTTACTTTTTTTGCCATTTTTGGGTGCTTTCCAAGATTTTTTAAAGAAACGTTTCAAAAGCGCCGAACCTTCAGGTGAAACGCTGTACGTGAAAAATATTTCTGCTGAATTTCCTGATGTAGCTCTCCAGGCAATAAAGGATGAATTGGATCAGATATACCATTATGTTCAGGATTTTGTATATCACAGCTTTGCTCTTGGAGCTGTATCGCCAAAGCCCTCCGGATGGAAGTCTATTTTCCAAACGGCAGTTAATATCAATGAGAAATATGAGAAAATAAAATGTATAGAAGACGAATTGTCAGCCTTTTATGCGCTACTACAAGAGCAAAATCTAAACACGACTGAATCAGAAGAATTGACTTCAAGTATGATGTCCCTTCGGTCCCTGGTGTATGGAGCCAAGGATATCAAGGATGTCGCCCATAATATCAAATATATGGCAGAAAGTGAAGATCCACTGGCTATTGAAGTTTTGGGCAGGCTGCAAGCTTTTGTGAAAACTCAGACTGAAGCAGTATATGAAAACGGCAAGAGAAAAGATGAAAAGGCTTTGGCTTTGAAAGAAATGATAGATAAAAATGAGGGTTTTTATGAAGAAATGATTGCGTTTTTATACGAGAACATTAAAAATCATTCCAAAAAGGGAGTTCCTGTTTCCACCATAACCAATGTGATAAAGCAAACCGTTTCCTCTATGAATAATTTGTGCAACGCTTTTCAGGTAAAGCGAAGGGAAATTGAAATTTAA
- a CDS encoding polysaccharide deacetylase family protein — MTKGFIVCSFFLMFRLQAQEVIDAFGARIRSDSAEKIIYLCFTGHDYYEGFDHVQKVLEEAHIKGSFFLTGDFVRKHKELVSQLAASGHYVGAHSDKHLLYCDWVKRDSLLVSVEEIKKDILDNVKELNALEIFPRIFLPPYEWYNRQVVQIASEVGQYTVNFSPGTRSNADYTTPQMKNYVASEEILASIYEYESSHGMNGFHLLIHPGTDPVRKDKFYFHMAGLIKELRQRGYGFDTFLNEFSDYRK, encoded by the coding sequence ATGACTAAAGGATTTATAGTGTGTTCATTCTTCTTAATGTTTCGGTTACAGGCACAGGAAGTTATAGATGCTTTTGGAGCTAGGATCCGGTCTGATTCTGCGGAAAAGATAATTTATCTGTGTTTTACCGGTCATGATTATTATGAGGGATTTGATCATGTACAGAAGGTTCTGGAGGAAGCTCATATCAAAGGATCTTTTTTCTTAACAGGGGATTTTGTACGTAAGCATAAAGAATTGGTCTCTCAGCTGGCTGCTTCCGGACATTACGTGGGTGCACATTCTGATAAACACCTCCTCTATTGTGATTGGGTGAAGAGGGATAGTCTATTGGTCAGCGTAGAGGAAATCAAAAAAGATATTTTGGACAATGTAAAAGAGCTTAATGCGTTGGAAATATTTCCACGGATCTTTTTGCCTCCTTATGAATGGTATAATCGCCAAGTGGTGCAGATTGCATCTGAAGTTGGACAATACACTGTTAATTTTTCTCCAGGTACCCGTTCAAATGCTGATTATACGACACCGCAAATGAAAAACTATGTTGCATCTGAAGAAATTTTAGCCAGTATTTACGAATATGAGTCCAGCCATGGAATGAATGGGTTTCATTTGCTTATTCATCCTGGGACAGATCCTGTAAGGAAGGATAAGTTTTATTTCCATATGGCGGGTCTAATCAAGGAATTGCGGCAGAGAGGCTACGGTTTTGATACTTTTTTAAATGAGTTTTCTGATTATCGAAAATGA
- a CDS encoding glycoside hydrolase family 9 protein produces the protein MIKIRLILLYILGLFLCSQQLSAEILLELRVNLAGYPVHSPKKALLLSQKRIAKNILLKKEGGKLVASYKLTEQDNSWHPFSHSYSVDFTAIEEPGQYFLELEGEEIKSESFSIGAYPAWQEDVVGFIRSQRCGFNPLTGKFCHQLDGLSFFGTEEDSTRIDATGGWHDAGDQLKYLITGSNTAARLLMAYQMNPDAYVDEVNAGGHNGKNDLPDVLDEAKWGLEWILKLHPNPNELYHQVADDRDHRGFKLPHEDNADYGWGVNSFRPVYFAGGKPQGLSQYKSEATGIANLAGRSAATLALGYQVFSRFEEYKTFAETCLQAAMELYEMGQTQEGYQQGNSFGAPYRYEENTWADDMEWAAAELYKITNQTNFLEEARRYSEIINTWSWMERDSASHYEMYPFVNMGHYALWQVGTDEDKVKMAGFYEHNLEKVRKRAEKNPYGAGHLFIWCSNNLAAAVSTQAMLYEEMTGSKKFRPLMQDHINWLLGLNPWGSSMITGLPEGSDFPEDVHMPFWRILGKSVKGSLVDGPLWSSIHDQMLGIELEEPDEYSHLQPQHVKYMDDWMDYSTNEPTLDGSAELLMILTYLNND, from the coding sequence ATGATTAAAATCAGATTGATTTTACTTTATATTTTGGGTCTATTTCTTTGTTCTCAGCAATTGTCTGCTGAAATATTGCTGGAACTTCGGGTCAATTTGGCAGGATATCCGGTTCATTCGCCCAAGAAAGCCTTATTGTTGAGTCAAAAGAGGATTGCAAAGAACATCCTGTTGAAAAAGGAGGGAGGTAAACTTGTAGCAAGTTATAAGTTGACAGAACAGGATAATAGCTGGCATCCTTTTTCACATTCTTATTCGGTGGATTTTACAGCCATAGAAGAACCTGGACAATATTTTCTGGAACTTGAGGGAGAAGAAATCAAAAGTGAAAGTTTCTCAATAGGGGCCTACCCTGCATGGCAGGAGGATGTTGTGGGGTTTATAAGGTCTCAGCGCTGTGGTTTTAATCCGTTGACCGGTAAATTCTGTCATCAGCTGGACGGGTTGAGTTTTTTTGGAACCGAAGAAGATTCTACCAGGATAGACGCAACAGGAGGGTGGCACGATGCCGGAGATCAACTGAAGTATCTGATTACCGGTAGTAATACCGCGGCGAGGTTGTTGATGGCCTATCAAATGAATCCTGATGCCTATGTAGATGAAGTGAATGCCGGGGGACATAATGGGAAGAATGATCTTCCGGATGTCTTGGATGAGGCAAAGTGGGGCTTGGAATGGATATTGAAATTACACCCGAATCCAAATGAATTATATCACCAGGTAGCTGATGATAGGGACCACCGCGGATTTAAACTGCCCCACGAAGACAATGCCGATTATGGCTGGGGTGTAAATAGCTTTAGACCCGTATATTTCGCCGGCGGAAAGCCTCAGGGACTATCACAATACAAGAGCGAAGCGACCGGGATAGCCAATCTGGCCGGGCGATCTGCCGCCACTTTGGCGTTGGGTTATCAGGTATTCAGTCGGTTTGAAGAATACAAGACCTTTGCTGAAACCTGTCTTCAGGCGGCCATGGAGCTTTATGAAATGGGACAAACTCAGGAAGGATATCAGCAGGGGAATAGTTTTGGTGCTCCTTATCGCTATGAAGAAAACACATGGGCGGATGATATGGAGTGGGCGGCAGCGGAACTTTACAAGATCACAAATCAGACGAATTTCCTCGAGGAGGCGCGGAGATACTCTGAGATAATCAATACCTGGTCTTGGATGGAACGGGATTCTGCCAGTCATTATGAGATGTATCCTTTTGTAAACATGGGGCATTATGCTTTGTGGCAAGTGGGAACGGATGAGGATAAGGTCAAAATGGCTGGGTTCTATGAGCATAATCTGGAAAAGGTCAGAAAAAGGGCGGAGAAGAATCCCTATGGAGCGGGACATTTGTTTATTTGGTGCTCCAATAATTTGGCAGCGGCAGTTTCTACCCAGGCCATGCTTTACGAAGAGATGACAGGTTCTAAGAAATTCAGACCGTTAATGCAGGATCATATTAATTGGCTTTTGGGTTTGAACCCTTGGGGAAGTAGTATGATTACGGGTTTGCCGGAGGGATCAGATTTTCCCGAGGATGTACACATGCCTTTTTGGAGAATCTTGGGCAAATCAGTAAAAGGAAGTTTGGTGGATGGTCCTCTTTGGTCTTCCATCCATGATCAAATGCTTGGAATAGAACTGGAGGAACCGGACGAGTACAGTCATCTTCAGCCTCAGCATGTAAAATACATGGACGATTGGATGGATTACAGTACGAATGAACCTACACTGGACGGTTCGGCAGAATTACTGATGATACTCACTTATCTCAACAATGACTAA
- a CDS encoding polysaccharide deacetylase family protein has product MSHGTFTISLDFELLWGIFDKVGTGYDPAYFSRTRQLIPDMLEVFWKNEIKATWATVGMLFAENEEEWKYYSPIQVPSYRDPKLSAYEFVKKTGFRSEVHFAPELVKAIIDTPGQELGSHTFAHYYTLMRGQSPEQFRQDLQATQRISQDKFAVTLKSLVFPRNHINELYLPICLEEGYTQVRSNPQSWYWQETQHEDLSKKWFRSADCFFRVGTKTSYPKTQMSRLENEPLMIPASRILRPISKSNKLFNSVRLNRIKEEMLAAAKSNEIYHLWWHPHNFATDPLAAMHELNEIISHFQSLKYEFGMESMTMEEIREMLEKD; this is encoded by the coding sequence ATGTCCCACGGCACTTTCACAATCAGTCTTGACTTCGAACTCCTTTGGGGGATTTTTGACAAGGTGGGCACTGGCTATGATCCCGCTTATTTCAGTCGTACAAGGCAACTCATACCCGATATGCTTGAGGTATTTTGGAAAAATGAAATCAAAGCTACTTGGGCTACTGTAGGGATGCTTTTTGCAGAAAACGAAGAGGAATGGAAATACTACTCTCCTATTCAAGTTCCGAGCTATCGCGATCCTAAGCTATCCGCCTATGAGTTTGTGAAAAAGACAGGATTTAGATCAGAGGTTCATTTTGCACCTGAACTGGTCAAAGCCATAATCGATACACCCGGACAAGAACTTGGATCCCATACATTTGCCCACTACTATACCTTAATGCGTGGCCAAAGTCCCGAACAGTTTAGACAAGATTTGCAGGCAACTCAGCGGATCTCTCAGGATAAATTCGCAGTCACATTGAAATCCCTTGTTTTCCCCAGAAACCATATCAATGAACTGTACCTACCTATCTGTCTTGAGGAAGGATATACACAGGTAAGAAGTAATCCCCAAAGCTGGTACTGGCAGGAAACACAACACGAAGACCTTAGTAAAAAGTGGTTTAGGTCTGCGGATTGCTTTTTCAGAGTTGGTACAAAAACGAGCTATCCCAAAACACAAATGAGCCGATTGGAGAATGAGCCCCTGATGATTCCGGCATCCCGAATTCTTCGCCCGATTTCCAAAAGCAATAAACTCTTTAATTCAGTACGGCTAAACCGGATAAAGGAAGAGATGCTTGCCGCTGCCAAATCAAATGAAATCTATCATCTCTGGTGGCATCCTCATAATTTCGCAACTGATCCTTTAGCAGCTATGCATGAATTGAATGAAATTATATCTCATTTCCAATCATTAAAGTATGAATTTGGGATGGAGAGTATGACTATGGAGGAGATTAGAGAAATGCTTGAAAAGGATTAG
- a CDS encoding glycosyltransferase yields the protein MTNKELQAFDKKIKVLHLIKSLGRGGAEKLIPETALVHNQSQFEFHCIYFYHQENNITDELEKAGIKVHLIPSSNLGLFFQVKKVRHFIQSNEIDIIHAHLPWAGILARSVGNTLSIPIVYTEHNTWERYNKLSYWGNRISFKKQDVAIAVSNEVALSMSLNSIWDPYQRGGRMKLKVIQNGVNTDVFNRTGTQESKSKTIQGTVEKKAAGNNHQVSSLGRTLRMDLNIPENAAIIGIVAVFRSQKRLWLWVEVALEILTQNPTTHFILVGDGEWRERIVTKINKAGKSGNFHLVGVQKNVIPYLSLMDIYLSTSEFEGLPIAMLEAMSCEVPVVATSAGGIGEVIQQGIQGYLTEIEAWEKLSNYCIDLLQNPDLLHKMRLAARARVIEQFSMKRMVDELEQVYLEVLR from the coding sequence ATGACAAATAAAGAGTTACAAGCTTTTGATAAAAAAATCAAGGTATTACATCTAATCAAAAGCCTTGGGCGTGGAGGAGCAGAAAAATTAATACCGGAAACCGCACTGGTTCATAATCAATCCCAATTTGAATTTCATTGCATCTACTTTTACCATCAAGAGAACAATATCACGGATGAACTGGAAAAAGCCGGAATTAAGGTTCACCTTATTCCCTCTAGTAACCTGGGACTGTTCTTTCAGGTAAAAAAAGTGCGTCACTTTATCCAATCCAATGAAATAGACATTATCCATGCCCATCTTCCTTGGGCAGGAATTTTGGCAAGATCAGTTGGCAATACCCTAAGCATACCCATTGTCTATACCGAGCATAATACTTGGGAGCGATACAACAAACTCTCGTACTGGGGCAATCGCATCAGCTTCAAAAAACAGGATGTAGCCATAGCAGTGTCTAATGAAGTTGCACTTTCAATGAGCTTAAATTCAATCTGGGATCCCTATCAGCGAGGAGGAAGAATGAAACTGAAAGTAATTCAAAATGGAGTCAATACGGATGTTTTCAATAGAACTGGGACACAAGAGTCAAAAAGCAAGACTATACAAGGTACGGTTGAAAAAAAGGCAGCAGGTAACAATCATCAAGTGAGCAGCCTCGGTAGGACTCTCAGAATGGATCTTAACATTCCAGAGAATGCCGCTATTATCGGAATCGTTGCTGTATTCAGGTCTCAAAAGCGTTTATGGCTATGGGTGGAGGTTGCTTTGGAGATTTTGACACAAAATCCCACTACACATTTTATCCTGGTAGGAGATGGAGAATGGAGAGAGAGAATCGTCACAAAAATCAACAAAGCAGGTAAATCCGGCAATTTCCATTTGGTGGGTGTGCAAAAAAATGTGATCCCCTACCTGTCGCTGATGGATATTTATCTAAGTACTTCAGAATTTGAAGGCTTACCTATCGCCATGCTTGAAGCAATGTCCTGTGAAGTCCCGGTGGTAGCCACCAGTGCAGGAGGGATTGGAGAAGTCATCCAGCAGGGGATACAGGGCTATCTTACTGAAATTGAGGCTTGGGAGAAATTAAGTAACTACTGTATTGATTTACTCCAAAATCCCGATTTACTTCACAAAATGAGGCTAGCTGCCAGAGCCAGAGTAATTGAGCAATTTAGTATGAAAAGAATGGTGGATGAATTGGAACAGGTTTACTTGGAAGTTTTACGATAA
- a CDS encoding PD40 domain-containing protein: MKYIKLQLLLLLICQLGCHSVKGGFEKYSIDLDATPKSPQLFGKNVISTQFYERDMAISPKRDEIVFTRGDHKQNYRVLVSIKRSKGQWGKPEILNISGVYQDIEPFFANNGDRLYFVSNRPIYGDSTRSDYNIWYTDRIGSAWADPVSLDSAINTPDDEFYPSISSKGNLFFTATRVNGVGKEDIFVSELVDGKYHSPEPLPVEINTSFYEFNAFVSPNEDYIIFSSYGRGDDLGRGDLYISEKDSSGEWMESRNLGSEINSSYLDFCPFVDWEGRNLYFTSERGIAVDSEIKNMEELQRIFNRIENGFGNIYQVSFEELNLVEK; this comes from the coding sequence ATGAAATATATAAAATTACAGCTGTTGCTTCTGCTTATTTGTCAATTGGGTTGTCACTCAGTTAAAGGAGGTTTTGAGAAGTATAGTATTGACTTAGATGCTACGCCTAAATCGCCTCAGCTCTTTGGTAAAAATGTTATTTCTACCCAATTTTATGAAAGGGATATGGCAATTTCTCCGAAAAGGGATGAGATTGTTTTCACAAGAGGCGATCACAAGCAAAATTATAGGGTTTTGGTAAGTATCAAGAGGAGCAAAGGCCAATGGGGCAAACCCGAAATCTTGAACATATCCGGGGTTTATCAGGATATAGAGCCTTTTTTCGCAAATAATGGTGACAGACTTTATTTTGTGTCGAACAGACCAATTTATGGAGATAGCACAAGAAGTGATTATAATATATGGTACACTGATAGAATAGGTAGTGCATGGGCTGATCCCGTTTCGCTTGACTCGGCAATAAACACCCCGGACGATGAGTTTTATCCATCAATAAGCAGCAAAGGAAATTTGTTTTTTACGGCTACCAGAGTAAATGGGGTAGGCAAAGAAGATATATTCGTGTCAGAGTTGGTGGATGGTAAGTATCATTCTCCTGAACCTCTACCGGTAGAAATAAACACGTCTTTTTATGAATTCAATGCATTTGTCAGCCCTAATGAAGACTATATAATTTTTAGTTCTTACGGCAGAGGCGATGATTTGGGACGTGGGGATTTATATATAAGTGAAAAAGACTCTTCGGGTGAATGGATGGAATCCAGAAATTTAGGATCGGAAATCAACTCTTCCTATTTAGATTTCTGCCCTTTTGTAGATTGGGAAGGGCGTAACCTATACTTTACTAGTGAAAGGGGAATCGCAGTCGATTCTGAAATTAAGAATATGGAGGAACTACAACGAATTTTTAACCGCATAGAAAACGGATTTGGAAATATCTATCAGGTAAGCTTTGAAGAACTGAATTTGGTAGAAAAATAG
- a CDS encoding YqjF family protein, giving the protein MKKINLIFALNREMTIKEILNSREHRPWEMPTEKWKYYQEWNNAIFLHWQVDYRELRALVPTDLEIDLFDGKAWVSLVAFTMEKIRPRILPAFPPISNFDEINVRTYVKNGKKTGVYFLSIEGGNRVSCKVARTLSKLPYRYSKMKRGRGLFRSVNKLYNDKMKIAYEIGHELKEKTDLDRWLTERYALFQDTKTSINEFEIHHVEWPVYELEKIELEIEYVRFGEFLKTFPDRMHYSTGVQVIAWDKKKSE; this is encoded by the coding sequence TTGAAAAAAATAAACTTAATTTTTGCGTTGAATAGAGAGATGACGATAAAAGAAATATTGAATAGTAGGGAACACAGACCTTGGGAAATGCCGACAGAAAAATGGAAGTATTACCAAGAGTGGAATAACGCTATATTTCTTCATTGGCAAGTTGACTACCGGGAATTACGGGCTTTAGTTCCAACGGACTTGGAAATTGACCTATTTGACGGAAAGGCATGGGTTTCGTTGGTGGCATTTACGATGGAGAAAATTAGACCAAGAATTTTGCCTGCTTTTCCGCCTATATCAAACTTTGACGAGATTAACGTACGGACTTATGTAAAGAATGGTAAGAAGACAGGAGTCTATTTTTTGAGCATTGAAGGAGGGAATCGGGTTTCCTGTAAGGTCGCCAGAACACTTTCAAAATTACCTTACAGGTACTCGAAAATGAAACGGGGAAGGGGTCTATTCCGCTCAGTGAACAAGCTTTATAATGATAAAATGAAAATAGCGTATGAAATTGGTCATGAACTGAAAGAAAAGACTGACCTAGATAGATGGTTGACTGAAAGGTATGCGCTATTTCAAGATACCAAGACATCTATTAACGAATTTGAAATTCACCATGTCGAATGGCCGGTATATGAGCTTGAAAAAATAGAACTTGAAATTGAATACGTTAGATTTGGTGAATTTCTCAAGACCTTTCCGGACAGAATGCACTATTCTACAGGTGTGCAAGTTATCGCTTGGGACAAGAAAAAAAGTGAATAA